One part of the Rothia sp. ZJ932 genome encodes these proteins:
- the gmk gene encoding guanylate kinase, whose product MAEKTAPKLTVLAGPTAVGKGTVSAYIRKNYPQVWFSVSATTRDPRPGEVDGEHYYFTSEEAFDAMVDNRQMLEWAVVHNSYKYGTMRTMVEDALEAGKHVFLEIDIQGARQIRNNMPDAQFIFLAPPSWEELVNRLVGRNTETKEEQAARLETAKDELAAEVEFDETVINDEVERAAEEIIALMGLNKK is encoded by the coding sequence ATGGCAGAGAAAACAGCACCCAAACTAACAGTACTTGCAGGCCCTACGGCTGTGGGCAAGGGTACCGTTTCTGCTTACATTCGTAAGAACTACCCGCAGGTGTGGTTTTCTGTATCTGCTACTACTCGCGACCCTCGCCCGGGTGAGGTTGACGGCGAGCACTACTATTTTACTTCTGAAGAAGCATTCGATGCGATGGTTGATAACCGTCAGATGCTGGAGTGGGCTGTTGTTCACAACTCTTACAAGTACGGCACCATGCGCACCATGGTTGAGGATGCGTTAGAGGCAGGCAAGCACGTTTTCTTGGAAATCGATATTCAGGGTGCTCGTCAGATTCGTAACAACATGCCCGACGCCCAGTTCATTTTCTTGGCTCCTCCGAGTTGGGAAGAGCTGGTGAACCGTTTGGTTGGTCGTAACACCGAAACTAAAGAAGAGCAGGCAGCTCGCTTGGAGACCGCTAAAGACGAGCTAGCTGCTGAGGTCGAGTTCGATGAAACCGTTATCAATGATGAGGTTGAGCGCGCCGCAGAGGAAATCATCGCCCTGATGGGTCTGAACAAAAAATAG
- the rpoZ gene encoding DNA-directed RNA polymerase subunit omega: MATAHNEEGIINPSADALIEKAESKYGLVIFGARRARQINAYYSQLHDNLYDFVGPLVDSEPNEKALSVAMREINEGLIEANHVTDSKFDENGQIIHEAMSADFFPGDVYGEEFVDAPVVEFVDAPESE, translated from the coding sequence GTGGCTACTGCTCACAACGAAGAAGGAATCATCAACCCCAGTGCTGATGCCCTGATTGAGAAGGCTGAATCAAAGTACGGTTTGGTGATTTTTGGTGCGCGTCGTGCTCGCCAGATCAACGCCTACTACTCGCAGCTTCACGACAATCTCTACGATTTTGTAGGTCCCTTGGTGGATAGTGAGCCTAACGAGAAGGCGCTGTCTGTTGCAATGCGCGAAATCAACGAGGGTTTGATTGAAGCTAACCACGTGACTGATTCAAAGTTTGATGAGAACGGTCAGATTATTCACGAAGCTATGAGCGCTGACTTCTTCCCCGGTGATGTATACGGTGAAGAATTTGTTGACGCACCGGTGGTTGAGTTCGTAGACGCACCGGAATCAGAATAA
- the coaBC gene encoding bifunctional phosphopantothenoylcysteine decarboxylase/phosphopantothenate--cysteine ligase CoaBC: MRIVVGIGGGIAAYKATMLLRLFSKAGHEVIAMPTAAALEFVGKPTLEALSSNEVSVSVFERVPQVNHVAQAEQCDAVVIAPATADLMARLAIGRADDLLSATVLTTHAPVILAPAMHTQMWEHPATVKNVETLRYFGYHVIDPAVGRLTGPDSGVGRMPEPEDIFAQALEIISSDGGVLDAAAPAQPQAGDLAGRRVLVTAGGTREPLDPVRFLGNRSSGKQGVAIAQAAVAAGAHVTLIAAHMEVEPPADVRVIKVSTADELHREVLGELNTYDVLVMAAAVADFKPAQFEAFKIKKTDDPHQVPTIELVRNPDILKDAVAQRGTGSLPATIVGFAAETGDATTSALEFGRAKLQRKGCDLLVVNEVGETKGFGQDTNEIFILNRRTDDVVNASGSKYDVAVTLMRSIAQQLNNN; encoded by the coding sequence ATGCGTATTGTCGTTGGTATCGGAGGGGGCATTGCTGCGTATAAGGCAACAATGCTCCTTCGTCTATTTTCTAAGGCGGGGCATGAGGTTATTGCGATGCCTACCGCTGCCGCCCTTGAGTTCGTGGGTAAGCCTACGCTTGAGGCACTCAGCAGCAATGAGGTGTCGGTCTCTGTTTTTGAGCGGGTGCCCCAGGTTAATCACGTTGCTCAGGCTGAGCAGTGCGATGCGGTAGTGATTGCCCCTGCAACCGCTGATCTCATGGCTCGGTTGGCGATCGGACGCGCGGATGACCTGCTCAGTGCCACCGTGCTAACCACTCACGCCCCGGTGATTCTTGCTCCAGCGATGCACACGCAGATGTGGGAGCACCCGGCAACAGTCAAGAACGTTGAGACGCTGAGGTATTTTGGCTATCACGTGATTGACCCCGCCGTGGGGCGTTTGACGGGCCCCGATTCGGGTGTGGGCAGAATGCCCGAACCCGAAGATATTTTCGCTCAGGCGCTGGAGATTATTAGTTCTGACGGAGGAGTGCTCGATGCCGCTGCCCCCGCTCAGCCTCAAGCCGGTGACCTGGCAGGACGGCGCGTCCTAGTCACCGCAGGAGGAACCCGTGAGCCGCTCGATCCCGTGAGGTTCTTGGGTAATCGTTCTTCTGGCAAACAGGGGGTTGCTATTGCACAAGCTGCGGTGGCGGCCGGTGCGCACGTCACCCTGATTGCCGCCCATATGGAGGTTGAGCCTCCAGCTGATGTGCGCGTCATCAAGGTGTCTACCGCCGATGAACTGCATCGCGAGGTGCTGGGAGAACTCAATACCTACGATGTGCTGGTCATGGCAGCGGCGGTTGCTGATTTTAAGCCCGCCCAGTTTGAGGCTTTCAAAATCAAGAAAACTGATGATCCTCACCAGGTACCGACCATAGAGCTGGTGCGTAACCCCGATATCCTCAAAGACGCGGTGGCACAGCGCGGCACAGGTTCTCTGCCTGCCACTATTGTGGGTTTTGCCGCTGAAACAGGGGATGCTACGACGTCAGCCCTCGAATTTGGACGAGCGAAACTTCAACGCAAGGGCTGCGATTTACTCGTGGTTAATGAGGTAGGCGAGACTAAAGGCTTCGGGCAAGATACCAACGAGATTTTCATTTTGAACCGCCGCACAGATGACGTTGTCAATGCCTCTGGCAGTAAGTATGACGTAGCGGTGACTCTCATGCGTAGTATTGCGCAACAACTCAATAATAATTAA
- the metK gene encoding methionine adenosyltransferase: MSNNQHLRLFTSESVTEGHPDKICDQISDAVLDGLLTVDPTSNVAVETMVTTGQVMVAGEVTTKGYVDIPSIVRKTILDIGYNSSTHGFDGQFCGVSVSIGEQSLDINSGVYNSLEVRQNTAKDDYDTQGAGDQGIMFGYASNETDVLMPAPIWAAHRLSEQLTKVRKNGTLEGLRPDGKTQVTLAYDSNHVPVAIDTVVVSTQHAADYDLKDLENDVREQVISPVLAGIDLDSSQAKFIINPAGQFVQGGPVGDAGLTGRKIIVDTYGGMARHGGGAFSGKDPSKVDRSAAYAMRWVAKNVVAAGLADRAEVQVAYAIGQAAPVGLYVETFDTEKVDPVKIEKAIREVFDLRPLAIINELDLRRPIYAKTAAHGHFGRTEPEFTWERTNRVDALTQAVGA, translated from the coding sequence GTGAGTAATAATCAGCATTTGCGCCTCTTTACCAGTGAGTCAGTCACTGAAGGCCACCCCGATAAAATTTGTGATCAGATTTCAGACGCCGTTCTTGACGGTCTGCTGACAGTAGACCCCACATCAAACGTCGCCGTTGAGACGATGGTGACCACTGGCCAGGTTATGGTTGCCGGTGAGGTAACCACTAAAGGTTACGTTGATATTCCCTCGATTGTGCGCAAGACAATCCTAGATATCGGCTATAACTCCTCAACCCACGGTTTTGACGGCCAGTTTTGCGGTGTCTCCGTCTCTATTGGCGAGCAGTCCCTAGATATCAACTCTGGCGTCTACAACTCCCTTGAGGTGCGCCAGAACACGGCGAAGGATGACTACGATACCCAGGGCGCTGGTGACCAGGGCATCATGTTCGGTTACGCATCGAATGAAACTGATGTCTTGATGCCAGCCCCCATTTGGGCAGCTCACCGCCTTTCGGAACAGCTGACCAAGGTGCGTAAAAACGGTACTCTTGAGGGTCTGCGTCCTGATGGTAAAACCCAGGTCACGTTGGCTTACGACTCCAATCACGTACCCGTTGCTATTGACACTGTGGTGGTTTCAACCCAGCACGCTGCCGACTACGACCTCAAAGACCTTGAAAACGACGTGCGTGAGCAGGTCATCTCACCGGTTCTTGCAGGCATTGACCTCGATAGCTCACAGGCAAAGTTCATCATTAACCCTGCCGGTCAGTTTGTGCAGGGCGGTCCCGTAGGCGATGCCGGCTTGACCGGTCGCAAAATCATCGTTGATACCTACGGCGGTATGGCACGTCACGGCGGCGGTGCTTTCTCGGGTAAAGACCCCTCGAAGGTTGACCGTTCAGCTGCCTACGCTATGCGTTGGGTTGCCAAAAACGTAGTTGCAGCAGGTCTCGCTGACCGCGCTGAGGTACAGGTTGCCTACGCTATCGGTCAGGCCGCACCGGTGGGTCTTTACGTTGAAACCTTCGATACCGAAAAAGTTGATCCGGTGAAAATTGAGAAGGCAATCCGCGAGGTCTTTGACCTGCGTCCGCTGGCGATTATCAACGAGCTCGATTTGCGCCGCCCCATCTACGCTAAGACGGCAGCGCACGGTCACTTTGGGCGCACAGAGCCAGAGTTCACCTGGGAGCGCACAAACCGCGTAGATGCTCTCACTCAGGCAGTCGGCGCATAA
- a CDS encoding primosomal protein N', whose product MGSQKNSGSLQTDLLQGFPELKAPALDTEVELPVARVQLDSHIPHLDRLFDYEVPEHLDASATVGARVKVKFSGREMQGFIRERVAESSVPTRILPLRTVISPVPVVGPEIFDLADAVAQRCSGTVADVLRLAVPPRVARVEDCLIATAQTTPETHESQEAESDSEAETAPPATVFDLDSLWREPAEVTAPATSAFDAYTHGTEFIEDLAAGASARAVMTLLPATGEYRWEYAMAQALLTVRATGRGAIGVVPDQKTLARLEDALDSLGASEHFVRLTAADKPSQRYENFLKVLTGEVRLVVGTRSAAYAPVHNLGFVACWDDADANFIEPRAPYCHARDVLLLRAAATDAAALFMSYSLSSESARLVRTRWATYVGAERPAVREATPRVLTVGDDYQLAKDPLAAIARIPQLAYNLARSALETGPVLVQVARSGYVPNLACQRCRMPVRCTHCYGPVAVGKRGGAPECSWCGRGVHTWACNECGFTQWRMSSVGALRTAEELGRAFPQVPVISSAGEHIKAEIDDEPALVIATPGAEPVAPKGYAAALLLDADRMIQRDSLRAPEEALRRWFNAAALVRPFSEGGRVVSTASDSVALQALVRWDPVGFALDELNQRGELGLPPAMRTAAVTGEPAAVHAFMQSLNIPEGVRVVGPTPLDDPRGFYEEEPETTLVRAILFFSYSTATMVTPMLRSARASASALRLHPPVQIRCDGLDIL is encoded by the coding sequence ATGGGTTCACAGAAAAATTCAGGATCCCTGCAAACAGATCTGTTGCAGGGATTTCCTGAACTTAAAGCACCAGCACTTGACACCGAGGTTGAGTTGCCGGTGGCGCGCGTCCAGCTGGATTCGCATATACCCCACCTCGACCGGCTTTTCGATTACGAGGTGCCCGAACACCTAGATGCCAGCGCCACGGTGGGCGCGCGCGTCAAAGTTAAGTTCTCTGGGCGTGAGATGCAGGGTTTCATTCGAGAGCGTGTGGCTGAGTCTTCCGTCCCCACCCGCATCCTACCCTTGCGCACGGTTATTTCACCGGTGCCGGTAGTCGGTCCCGAAATTTTTGACTTGGCGGACGCGGTGGCTCAACGTTGCAGCGGTACGGTTGCCGATGTTCTGCGTTTGGCTGTGCCGCCACGGGTAGCGAGGGTCGAAGATTGCTTGATTGCTACCGCGCAGACAACCCCTGAAACTCACGAGAGCCAAGAAGCTGAGAGCGATTCTGAAGCTGAGACAGCGCCGCCCGCTACGGTGTTTGACCTAGATTCGCTCTGGCGCGAGCCAGCAGAAGTAACAGCCCCTGCTACCTCAGCTTTTGATGCTTACACTCACGGCACTGAGTTTATAGAAGATCTCGCTGCGGGTGCTTCAGCCCGGGCGGTGATGACCCTTTTACCTGCCACCGGTGAATATCGTTGGGAATATGCTATGGCACAAGCTCTGCTCACTGTTCGAGCAACAGGACGCGGTGCTATTGGCGTGGTGCCCGACCAAAAAACACTCGCCCGCTTAGAAGATGCGCTCGATAGTTTGGGTGCCTCTGAGCACTTTGTCCGCCTGACCGCAGCAGATAAGCCCTCTCAACGCTACGAGAACTTCTTGAAAGTGCTCACCGGGGAGGTGCGGTTAGTGGTGGGCACTCGCTCTGCCGCCTATGCACCGGTTCATAACCTGGGCTTTGTGGCATGCTGGGATGACGCCGACGCTAACTTTATTGAGCCGCGTGCGCCCTACTGCCATGCCCGCGACGTACTTTTACTGCGTGCTGCAGCCACTGATGCAGCCGCCTTATTTATGAGCTACTCCCTGAGCAGCGAAAGCGCACGGTTGGTACGCACCCGCTGGGCAACCTATGTGGGTGCTGAGCGTCCTGCCGTGCGTGAGGCAACCCCTCGCGTCCTTACTGTGGGCGATGATTACCAACTGGCAAAAGATCCTCTTGCCGCTATTGCCCGCATTCCGCAACTTGCCTATAATTTGGCTCGTTCCGCCCTTGAGACGGGCCCGGTGCTGGTGCAGGTGGCGCGCTCTGGGTACGTTCCCAATCTGGCCTGCCAGCGCTGCAGAATGCCGGTGCGCTGTACCCACTGTTACGGGCCGGTTGCCGTGGGCAAGCGCGGGGGAGCACCCGAGTGCTCGTGGTGCGGTCGTGGAGTTCACACATGGGCTTGTAACGAGTGCGGGTTCACCCAGTGGCGCATGAGCTCAGTGGGGGCATTGCGTACCGCCGAAGAGCTAGGCAGGGCATTTCCTCAAGTACCCGTGATTTCTTCAGCAGGAGAACACATCAAAGCTGAAATCGATGACGAGCCAGCCCTCGTGATCGCCACCCCCGGTGCCGAGCCAGTGGCACCAAAAGGTTATGCGGCCGCCCTCTTGTTGGACGCTGATCGCATGATTCAGCGAGACTCTCTGCGAGCACCCGAAGAAGCCCTGCGACGCTGGTTCAACGCTGCTGCCCTGGTGCGTCCTTTTTCTGAAGGCGGACGCGTGGTGTCTACCGCCAGCGATTCGGTGGCTTTGCAAGCACTGGTGCGGTGGGACCCGGTGGGCTTTGCGCTGGATGAACTTAACCAACGCGGGGAGCTGGGACTGCCACCTGCCATGCGGACGGCGGCGGTCACGGGTGAGCCAGCTGCGGTACACGCTTTCATGCAGTCCTTGAACATTCCTGAAGGTGTGAGAGTTGTGGGACCCACCCCTTTAGACGATCCACGAGGGTTCTACGAGGAAGAACCAGAGACTACGCTGGTACGCGCCATTCTCTTCTTCTCCTACAGCACGGCGACCATGGTGACCCCCATGCTCAGGTCAGCACGCGCGTCCGCCTCAGCTCTGAGGCTACACCCACCGGTGCAAATTCGCTGCGATGGGCTAGATATTCTCTAG
- a CDS encoding glycosyltransferase family 1 protein: MKLIIDARYTRTDYHDGISRYTASLIDALKNLVDTKHPEVPAGFELVMAISDPAQLKMLPDVPHVKICSPTGSLELLAARQLNKFSPDVVFSPMQTIGSVGRKFKLLLTLHDLIYYDYPTPPSFLPMTVRWGWRAFHTSFEPQRKLLNRADAVVTVSQTTAAQIAEHKLTKRPVHIVPNAPQPGSIIGADTAIERAERRTKHLLYMGSFMPYKGVETLVEAMKLLPDYQLHLLSKINSADHMHLSALAGTNVTFHNGVDESDYRYMLSSAAALLTASHAEGYGLPVVEALAAGCPVVISDIPIFREIAPHAFFAAADQPEDFAQHVRWLEDTDIQSTQVLNGLEDAAAYSWQNSALTLLRVIKDL, encoded by the coding sequence GTGAAGCTCATTATTGACGCCCGCTATACCCGCACTGACTACCATGACGGGATTTCTCGCTATACAGCGTCCCTCATTGATGCGCTCAAGAATCTGGTTGATACAAAACACCCAGAGGTCCCTGCCGGTTTTGAGCTGGTTATGGCGATTTCTGATCCGGCGCAGTTGAAGATGCTCCCTGATGTACCGCACGTTAAAATTTGCTCACCCACCGGCTCTTTAGAGCTTTTAGCGGCGCGTCAGCTTAACAAGTTCTCTCCCGATGTCGTATTTTCCCCCATGCAAACTATTGGTTCTGTGGGGCGTAAATTTAAGCTGCTGCTGACCCTGCACGATTTGATTTACTACGATTACCCGACTCCTCCCAGTTTTCTACCGATGACCGTTCGCTGGGGCTGGCGTGCTTTCCACACTTCTTTTGAACCGCAGCGTAAGCTGCTTAACCGGGCAGATGCGGTGGTAACGGTCAGCCAGACCACGGCAGCTCAGATCGCTGAGCACAAGCTGACAAAGCGACCGGTTCATATTGTGCCTAACGCTCCGCAGCCCGGTTCTATCATCGGTGCTGACACCGCCATCGAACGGGCTGAACGACGCACTAAGCACCTGCTCTACATGGGGTCTTTTATGCCCTATAAGGGGGTAGAAACTTTGGTGGAAGCAATGAAGTTGCTGCCGGACTATCAGCTGCATTTGCTCTCGAAGATTAATAGCGCAGACCATATGCATCTGAGTGCTCTGGCTGGCACCAACGTCACCTTTCATAACGGTGTGGATGAGAGCGATTACCGGTATATGCTATCGTCTGCGGCAGCCCTGCTCACCGCCTCCCATGCCGAGGGCTACGGTCTGCCGGTGGTAGAAGCCCTGGCGGCTGGTTGCCCTGTCGTTATTTCTGATATTCCCATTTTCAGGGAAATAGCTCCGCACGCTTTCTTCGCTGCCGCCGATCAGCCCGAAGATTTTGCCCAGCATGTGCGCTGGCTAGAAGACACCGATATTCAAAGCACGCAGGTTCTTAATGGTTTAGAGGACGCAGCGGCTTATTCCTGGCAGAATTCAGCGCTGACGCTATTGCGAGTTATCAAAGATCTCTAA
- a CDS encoding alpha/beta fold hydrolase: MVFEPVMQSIDRGSQRSVQVLGSETHYWVYGSEKNPLAVLVHGFRGDHHGLELIAQKLSQSFHVVIPDLPGFGVSESIPNAQHSISTYASWLVEFIATLSSPPQVLVGHSFGSIVCTYAAASRPGIAKKLSLINPISEPALEGQQKVVSVLASSYYSVGARLPEKLGFGWLRLAPVTRASSRFMMRTKNPELRDFIDAQHDAHFGSFSSRATVLEAYRASISETAAYYAPAVPMPTQMIVAEDDDLGSLATALAMYTSLNLGRMDVIERVGHLIHYETPQRAATLIKDFVKDAL; this comes from the coding sequence GTGGTTTTCGAACCGGTTATGCAGTCAATAGACCGCGGTAGTCAGCGCAGCGTGCAGGTCTTGGGGTCTGAAACCCACTACTGGGTCTATGGTAGCGAAAAGAACCCGCTGGCGGTGCTGGTACACGGCTTTCGCGGCGATCACCACGGGCTAGAACTCATTGCTCAGAAACTCTCTCAGAGTTTTCACGTTGTGATACCTGATCTGCCCGGTTTTGGGGTGAGTGAGTCCATTCCCAACGCTCAGCATTCTATTTCAACATACGCTAGCTGGTTGGTGGAGTTCATCGCCACTTTGAGCTCACCGCCGCAGGTTTTGGTGGGGCATTCTTTTGGCTCTATCGTGTGTACCTATGCCGCAGCAAGTCGCCCTGGCATCGCCAAGAAACTGAGTCTCATCAACCCGATTTCTGAACCTGCGCTCGAAGGGCAACAAAAGGTTGTCTCTGTTCTTGCGTCAAGCTACTACAGCGTAGGCGCGCGTCTTCCCGAAAAACTGGGGTTCGGTTGGCTACGGCTGGCACCTGTAACCCGCGCGTCCAGCCGATTTATGATGCGTACCAAAAACCCCGAGCTACGCGATTTCATTGATGCCCAACACGATGCTCACTTTGGCTCTTTCAGCAGCCGCGCCACAGTCCTAGAGGCGTATCGAGCGTCCATCAGCGAAACCGCTGCCTACTATGCCCCTGCCGTTCCGATGCCCACTCAGATGATTGTCGCAGAAGATGATGATTTAGGTTCGCTTGCGACAGCACTCGCCATGTACACTTCTTTAAACCTTGGCCGCATGGACGTCATTGAACGGGTAGGTCATCTTATTCACTATGAGACCCCCCAACGGGCGGCAACTCTGATTAAAGATTTTGTGAAGGACGCGCTGTGA
- the leuS gene encoding leucine--tRNA ligase, whose amino-acid sequence MALSHETEMNGPSYDFKTIEAKWQPYWEETGVYAPTNDPAKENRYVLDMFPYPSGDLHMGHAEAFVIGDVNARFWRQQGMDVLHPIGWDSFGLPAENAAIKNNTHPKEWTYKNIETQANSFKRYGIAVDWDRRLHTSDPEYYKWTQWLFQQFYKKGLAYRKFSKVNWCPKDQTVLANEQVVNGECERCGTAVTKKDLNQWYFKITEYAQQLLDDMKELEGHWPERVLAMQKNWIGRSSGAEVNFVVAAGGGKEETSIPVFTTRPDTLYGATFFVVAADSQLALDLVAEDQQDALETYREEIKALSDIERQSTEREKTGVFTGRYAVNPLTGAELPIWASDYVLADYGTGAIMAVPAHDQRDLDFAKKFDIPVMSVLDTGEDDPAETGVATAGEGTLINSGELTGLSKAEGIAKAIEIIEAAGTGEGKTIYRLRDWLLSRQRFWGTPIPVIHCEKCGEVLVPEEQLPVLLPDNLKGEDLAPKGQSPLAAATNWNNVECPECGGEAKRDSDTMDTFVDSSWYFLRYVSPGYDQAPFDPEQMKKWGQVDMYVGGVEHAILHLLYARFFTKVIRDLGLIEHGEPFKALMNQGQVLNQGKAMSKSLGNGVDLGEQLDIFGVDAVRTTMVFASPPEDDVDWADVSPGGASKFLARAWRIASDVTSEMGADASTGDVALRRITHRTLNDAAQLVESGKFNVVVAKTMELVNATRKTIDSGAGAADPAVREAAEALAILLSLYAPYVAEDMWHTLGYDAPVLTAGWPTVDPALLVDDTVTAVVQVKGKVKDRLEVAKDISAADLEKLALGSETIQKALAGAEIRKVIVREPKLVNIVI is encoded by the coding sequence ATTGCCTTGTCTCACGAGACAGAAATGAACGGCCCCTCCTACGACTTCAAGACTATTGAAGCGAAGTGGCAGCCCTACTGGGAAGAAACCGGTGTCTACGCACCCACCAATGACCCCGCCAAAGAGAACCGCTACGTGCTCGATATGTTCCCCTATCCCTCGGGTGACCTGCATATGGGGCACGCTGAGGCATTCGTTATTGGCGACGTCAACGCTCGTTTCTGGCGTCAGCAGGGCATGGATGTTCTGCACCCCATTGGTTGGGACTCCTTCGGTTTGCCCGCAGAAAACGCGGCAATCAAGAACAACACCCACCCCAAAGAGTGGACCTACAAGAACATTGAGACCCAAGCTAACTCCTTCAAACGCTACGGTATCGCCGTTGACTGGGACCGCCGCCTGCACACCTCAGATCCCGAGTACTACAAGTGGACGCAGTGGCTCTTTCAGCAGTTCTACAAAAAGGGCCTAGCTTACCGTAAGTTCTCCAAAGTGAACTGGTGCCCCAAAGACCAGACCGTTCTTGCTAACGAGCAGGTCGTTAACGGCGAGTGCGAGCGCTGCGGCACCGCCGTAACCAAAAAAGATTTGAACCAGTGGTATTTCAAGATCACTGAGTACGCCCAGCAGCTGCTGGACGATATGAAGGAGCTCGAAGGTCACTGGCCTGAGCGCGTCCTTGCTATGCAGAAAAACTGGATTGGTCGCTCAAGCGGTGCCGAGGTGAACTTTGTGGTTGCTGCCGGTGGTGGCAAAGAAGAAACCAGTATTCCGGTGTTTACTACCCGCCCCGATACTCTCTACGGCGCAACCTTCTTTGTGGTGGCAGCGGACTCTCAGCTAGCACTGGACTTGGTGGCTGAAGACCAGCAGGACGCTTTGGAGACTTATCGCGAAGAGATTAAGGCGCTCAGCGATATTGAGCGTCAGTCAACTGAACGCGAGAAAACCGGTGTCTTTACCGGTCGTTACGCCGTTAACCCGCTGACCGGTGCTGAATTGCCGATTTGGGCTTCTGACTACGTGCTGGCTGACTACGGTACCGGCGCTATTATGGCTGTGCCCGCCCACGATCAGCGTGACCTGGATTTCGCGAAGAAGTTTGATATTCCGGTGATGAGTGTTCTCGATACTGGTGAAGACGATCCGGCAGAGACCGGTGTTGCTACTGCCGGTGAAGGTACGCTCATCAACTCTGGTGAGCTTACCGGTCTGTCAAAGGCTGAGGGTATTGCCAAGGCTATTGAAATCATCGAAGCTGCAGGCACTGGCGAGGGTAAAACCATCTACCGTCTGCGCGACTGGTTGCTCTCACGCCAGCGTTTCTGGGGCACACCCATTCCCGTAATCCACTGTGAAAAGTGCGGCGAAGTGCTGGTGCCCGAAGAACAGCTGCCTGTGTTGCTTCCCGATAACCTCAAGGGCGAAGATTTGGCGCCCAAGGGTCAGTCTCCTTTGGCGGCAGCTACCAACTGGAACAATGTGGAATGCCCCGAATGCGGCGGCGAAGCCAAGCGCGACTCGGACACCATGGACACCTTCGTGGATTCCTCCTGGTACTTCTTGCGTTACGTTTCACCCGGTTATGACCAGGCTCCCTTCGATCCCGAGCAGATGAAAAAGTGGGGGCAGGTCGATATGTACGTGGGCGGTGTAGAACACGCTATCTTGCACCTACTCTATGCACGATTCTTCACCAAGGTCATTCGCGATTTGGGTCTAATTGAACACGGTGAACCCTTCAAGGCACTGATGAACCAGGGGCAGGTACTCAACCAGGGCAAGGCAATGTCTAAGTCTTTGGGCAACGGTGTTGACTTGGGTGAACAGCTCGATATCTTCGGCGTGGATGCGGTACGTACCACCATGGTGTTCGCGTCCCCGCCCGAAGATGATGTCGACTGGGCAGATGTTTCCCCCGGCGGTGCGTCCAAGTTTTTGGCGCGTGCCTGGCGCATTGCCAGCGATGTCACTAGCGAGATGGGGGCGGACGCGTCCACCGGTGATGTTGCCCTGCGTCGCATTACCCACCGCACCCTCAATGACGCTGCTCAGCTGGTTGAAAGCGGTAAGTTCAACGTGGTGGTTGCTAAGACCATGGAACTGGTGAACGCTACTCGTAAAACCATCGACTCGGGTGCCGGCGCAGCGGATCCGGCAGTACGTGAAGCTGCTGAGGCTCTAGCGATTCTGCTTTCTCTCTACGCACCGTATGTTGCAGAAGATATGTGGCATACTCTAGGCTATGACGCTCCCGTGCTCACTGCTGGCTGGCCCACCGTTGACCCCGCTTTGCTGGTTGATGATACTGTCACCGCCGTGGTGCAGGTCAAGGGCAAGGTCAAAGACCGCCTAGAGGTTGCTAAAGATATCTCCGCCGCTGACCTTGAGAAGCTGGCGCTGGGATCTGAGACGATTCAGAAGGCGCTGGCTGGAGCAGAGATTCGCAAGGTGATTGTTCGTGAACCCAAGCTCGTGAACATTGTGATTTAG